In Streptomyces nojiriensis, one genomic interval encodes:
- a CDS encoding NAD(P)H-dependent oxidoreductase produces the protein MKTLIVHAHPEPKSLNGSLKDLAVSTLEAAGHEVRVSDLYAMNWKAVVDAADYGSHASSPLRVALDSGRAFDAGTLTPDVLAEQEKLLWADTIVFQFPLWWYTMPAILKGWVDRVFTYRFAYGVGEHSDTKYGERFGEGTLAGRRALLSVTIGGPESHYSARGINGPVEDLLFPFQHGILYYPGIEVLPPFVLHGTDRMTAEDYADAAKAWQQRLLTLESTEPIAFRRQNFGDYEIPSLHLRKGLEPAGRTGFGLHVRD, from the coding sequence GTGAAGACACTGATCGTCCATGCCCACCCGGAGCCGAAGTCGCTCAACGGCTCGCTGAAGGACCTCGCGGTGTCCACCTTGGAGGCCGCCGGGCACGAGGTACGGGTGAGCGATCTGTACGCGATGAACTGGAAGGCGGTCGTGGACGCCGCGGACTACGGTTCCCACGCGTCGAGTCCGCTGAGGGTCGCCCTGGATTCGGGCCGGGCCTTCGACGCCGGGACACTCACCCCGGACGTGCTCGCCGAGCAGGAGAAGCTGCTGTGGGCCGACACGATCGTCTTCCAGTTCCCGCTGTGGTGGTACACGATGCCCGCGATCCTCAAGGGTTGGGTGGACCGGGTGTTCACCTACCGCTTCGCCTACGGCGTCGGCGAGCACAGCGACACCAAGTACGGTGAGCGCTTCGGCGAAGGCACCCTCGCGGGCAGGAGGGCCCTGCTGTCGGTGACCATCGGCGGCCCGGAGTCGCACTACTCGGCTCGCGGGATCAACGGCCCCGTCGAGGACCTGCTGTTCCCGTTCCAGCACGGCATCCTCTACTACCCGGGCATCGAGGTGCTGCCCCCGTTCGTGCTGCACGGCACCGACCGGATGACCGCCGAGGACTACGCGGACGCCGCCAAGGCCTGGCAGCAGCGCCTGCTCACCCTGGAGTCGACCGAGCCGATCGCGTTCCGGCGGCAGAACTTCGGCGACTACGAGATCCCCTCCCTGCACCTCAGGAAGGGCCTGGAGCCCGCCGGCCGCACAGGCTTCGGCCTGCACGTACGCGACTGA
- a CDS encoding helix-turn-helix transcriptional regulator gives MDDLAGFLRTRRSRVDPAAAGIPVDSRRRVAGLRREEVAHLSGVSVDYYVRLEQGRATQPSEQVLDALAGVLGLDETERGHLCRLARQSRRRAKAPGKGVPPAGGRGRVRPEVLRVLDLVAGAPALIMDHCLDVLAGNRLAGLLYGRPVPGLNTARHIFLEEAERGLYADWETCTLDVVGHLRLAAGQHPEDPRLASLIGELAMGSERFRRLWARADVRARTHGPKAYRHPLVGRLELHQENFALPGESGMELLVLSAAPGSPAEDGLRLLAGLGADGSGAERVSPRPAVPLSTPSTPSIPAPTRTPM, from the coding sequence ATGGACGATCTTGCGGGTTTCCTGCGGACCCGGCGCTCCCGGGTCGACCCGGCGGCCGCCGGCATCCCCGTCGACAGCCGCCGCCGGGTGGCAGGGCTGCGCCGCGAGGAGGTCGCGCACTTGTCCGGCGTCAGCGTCGACTACTACGTGCGCCTGGAGCAGGGCCGTGCCACCCAGCCCTCCGAGCAGGTGCTCGACGCGCTCGCCGGCGTCCTCGGCCTCGACGAGACCGAACGCGGGCACCTCTGCCGGCTCGCCCGGCAGAGCCGCCGCCGGGCGAAGGCGCCGGGCAAGGGGGTCCCCCCGGCCGGGGGCCGGGGGAGGGTCCGGCCGGAGGTGCTGCGCGTCCTCGACCTGGTCGCCGGTGCGCCCGCGCTGATCATGGACCACTGCCTGGACGTGCTCGCCGGGAACCGCCTCGCCGGGCTCCTCTACGGCCGGCCGGTGCCGGGCCTGAACACCGCCCGGCACATCTTCCTGGAGGAGGCTGAGCGCGGCCTCTACGCGGACTGGGAGACATGCACCCTCGACGTGGTCGGGCACCTCCGTCTGGCGGCCGGTCAACACCCCGAGGACCCCCGCCTGGCCTCGCTCATCGGCGAGCTGGCGATGGGCAGCGAGCGCTTCCGCCGGCTCTGGGCCCGCGCGGACGTGCGCGCCCGCACCCATGGACCCAAGGCGTACCGGCACCCGCTGGTGGGACGGCTGGAACTGCACCAGGAGAACTTCGCGCTGCCGGGTGAATCGGGCATGGAGCTGCTGGTGTTGTCCGCCGCTCCGGGCAGCCCCGCCGAGGACGGCCTGCGCCTGCTCGCGGGCCTGGGTGCGGACGGCAGCGGCGCCGAGCGGGTGTCACCGCGCCCGGCGGTCCCCCTGTCCACCCCGTCCACCCCGTCCATCCCGGCCCCCACCCGTACCCCGATGTGA
- a CDS encoding ferritin-like domain-containing protein, whose amino-acid sequence MIKSEYGAWVGEFVAERERRAALGDPDWEKGARLPAEIVRSIQKFQVGEDGDGSALSGKADLAGDPVYSDAVRLFIAEEQNHARMLKLLLAAGGAETLDGHWSDAAFVRIRRLLGLRVELLVLMIAEVVALGYYQALRDGADDPLTAEVAGRILADEERHVPFHCLRLREGLAGLPRPARRAVTAGWRGLLAGAAGLVAVDHGPALRTLGVGRGAFVAQTLRSSAWMARAMSGGPVPAPTGAGAGAGAGV is encoded by the coding sequence ATGATCAAAAGTGAGTACGGGGCATGGGTGGGCGAGTTCGTGGCCGAGCGGGAGCGGCGGGCGGCCCTGGGCGACCCCGACTGGGAGAAGGGCGCGCGATTGCCGGCCGAAATCGTCCGCAGCATCCAGAAGTTCCAGGTCGGCGAGGACGGCGACGGCTCCGCGCTCTCCGGCAAGGCCGACCTCGCGGGGGACCCGGTCTACTCCGATGCGGTCCGGCTCTTCATCGCCGAGGAGCAGAACCACGCGCGGATGCTGAAGCTGCTGCTGGCGGCCGGCGGGGCCGAGACCCTCGACGGGCACTGGAGCGACGCGGCCTTCGTCCGGATCCGGCGGCTCCTCGGACTGCGGGTGGAGCTGCTGGTGCTGATGATCGCCGAGGTCGTGGCCCTCGGGTACTACCAGGCGCTGCGCGACGGCGCCGACGACCCGCTGACCGCCGAGGTCGCGGGCCGGATCCTGGCGGACGAGGAGCGGCACGTCCCCTTCCACTGCCTGCGCCTGCGGGAGGGGCTCGCCGGGCTGCCCCGACCCGCCCGCCGGGCGGTGACGGCCGGGTGGCGCGGACTGCTGGCCGGGGCCGCCGGGCTGGTCGCGGTGGACCACGGTCCGGCCCTGCGGACCCTCGGGGTGGGCCGCGGCGCCTTCGTGGCGCAGACCCTGCGTTCCTCCGCGTGGATGGCCCGCGCGATGTCGGGCGGCCCGGTTCCGGCGCCGACGGGGGCGGGGGCCGGGGCCGGCGCAGGCGTGTGA
- a CDS encoding amidase: protein MQDALWKMAAAAQAEAVRTAEVSAVELIDSHLDRIAEANPRVNAVTQLLAERARAAAAQLDRRRAAGEVLGPLAGVPFTVKESTAVEGVPTTFGTERFRDLVAAADAPPVARLRAAGAIPIGHSNIPTLILAGMHTRSELFGDTVNPWDSSRTPGGSSGGDAVAVATGMAALGLGNDSGGSVRIPAQFCGVAGLKPSTGRFPADHRVLGPDDPGPASQMLVTDGPLARSVGDLRLAYEVLAGTDPRDPRAVPVPAYGEPLPGRVKVAVVADPGGHGVHPTVRGAVARAADALRDAGYDVREVPDVPRLDEALDAYGRITVTEFAPSWPAVRKLLGTGGDRYIGMAMERTPPASADVFMKLMGSWLGIRRSWAEFLDEYPLLLGPVFTEPPVEPGLESRDRAGRDRVGSGMRLCTVTSFVGVPGVAVPTGTADGLPCGVQIVGRAFREDLCLGAAQAIEDRLGVLTPVDPRAGGRSGPH, encoded by the coding sequence ATGCAGGACGCCCTGTGGAAGATGGCGGCCGCCGCGCAGGCGGAGGCCGTGCGCACCGCGGAGGTTTCGGCGGTCGAACTGATCGACAGTCACCTCGATCGCATCGCCGAGGCCAACCCGCGGGTGAACGCGGTCACGCAGCTCCTCGCGGAGCGCGCTCGCGCGGCCGCGGCACAGCTCGACCGCCGACGGGCCGCCGGTGAAGTGCTGGGGCCGCTCGCGGGCGTGCCGTTCACGGTGAAGGAGAGCACCGCCGTCGAAGGCGTGCCGACCACGTTCGGCACGGAGCGCTTCCGTGATCTGGTGGCGGCCGCCGACGCGCCGCCGGTGGCCCGGCTGCGGGCGGCCGGGGCCATTCCCATCGGGCACAGCAACATCCCCACCCTGATCCTGGCCGGGATGCACACGCGCAGCGAGCTGTTCGGCGACACGGTCAACCCGTGGGACAGCAGCCGGACGCCGGGCGGCTCCAGCGGGGGCGACGCGGTGGCCGTCGCCACGGGCATGGCGGCGCTCGGACTCGGCAACGACTCCGGCGGGTCGGTGCGCATCCCGGCCCAGTTCTGCGGTGTGGCCGGGCTGAAGCCGTCCACGGGCCGATTCCCGGCCGACCACCGCGTTCTCGGCCCGGACGACCCCGGCCCGGCGTCCCAGATGCTGGTCACCGACGGCCCGTTGGCCCGGAGCGTGGGCGACCTGAGGCTCGCGTACGAGGTGCTGGCCGGAACCGACCCGCGGGACCCGCGCGCCGTACCCGTACCCGCCTACGGCGAACCGCTCCCCGGACGCGTGAAGGTCGCGGTCGTGGCGGACCCGGGCGGTCACGGCGTCCACCCGACGGTCCGCGGAGCCGTCGCGAGGGCGGCCGACGCGCTGCGCGACGCCGGATACGACGTGCGCGAGGTGCCGGACGTTCCGCGGTTGGACGAGGCCCTCGACGCCTACGGCCGGATCACCGTGACCGAGTTCGCCCCGAGCTGGCCGGCGGTGCGCAAGCTGCTCGGCACGGGCGGGGACCGGTACATCGGGATGGCGATGGAGCGGACCCCGCCCGCGAGCGCGGACGTCTTCATGAAGCTGATGGGCAGTTGGCTGGGCATCCGCCGCTCATGGGCCGAATTCCTCGACGAGTACCCGCTGCTGCTCGGTCCGGTCTTCACCGAGCCGCCGGTCGAGCCGGGGCTGGAGTCGCGTGACAGGGCGGGCAGGGACCGGGTCGGGTCGGGGATGCGGCTGTGCACCGTGACCAGCTTCGTGGGCGTACCCGGCGTGGCCGTGCCGACCGGCACGGCCGACGGGCTGCCCTGCGGGGTCCAGATCGTCGGGCGGGCCTTCCGGGAGGACCTGTGCCTGGGCGCGGCCCAGGCGATCGAGGACCGGCTCGGCGTCCTCACGCCGGTCGACCCGCGCGCGGGCGGCCGGTCCGGCCCGCACTGA
- a CDS encoding TetR/AcrR family transcriptional regulator has translation MPRQVDHESRRRLIAEAVCDLADEHGLEGVTLRDVAARAQVSMGAVQRCFRTKEEMLVFALGYIGERIGERVRARLVRSPAQSAGTALGLAATEISLLREEHRAEARVWLAFVAQAAVNEALAGTLRANQAALQEAFTRLVAEAGEGADRAVPLDPQREARRLLALADGLTTHVLVGHLTPHEAHDVLHAHLAGLWE, from the coding sequence ATGCCCAGGCAGGTGGACCACGAGAGCCGACGCCGTCTCATCGCCGAGGCCGTCTGCGATCTCGCCGACGAGCACGGGCTGGAGGGCGTGACCCTGCGCGATGTCGCCGCCCGCGCCCAGGTGTCGATGGGAGCCGTCCAGCGGTGCTTCCGTACCAAGGAAGAGATGCTCGTGTTCGCTCTCGGGTACATCGGCGAGCGGATCGGCGAGCGGGTACGGGCCCGCCTCGTCCGGAGCCCGGCCCAGTCGGCCGGCACCGCCCTGGGGCTCGCGGCCACCGAGATCTCACTGCTCAGGGAGGAGCACCGCGCCGAGGCCAGGGTCTGGCTGGCCTTCGTCGCGCAGGCGGCCGTCAACGAGGCGCTGGCCGGCACACTGAGGGCGAACCAAGCGGCCCTGCAGGAGGCGTTCACCCGCCTCGTCGCGGAGGCCGGCGAGGGCGCCGACCGCGCGGTTCCCCTCGATCCGCAACGCGAGGCCCGCAGGCTCCTCGCGCTGGCGGACGGCCTCACCACGCACGTCCTCGTCGGTCACCTCACCCCGCACGAGGCGCACGACGTCCTCCACGCGCACCTGGCCGGCCTCTGGGAGTGA
- a CDS encoding 5'-nucleotidase, with product MRYDLSDRLVVGIASGALFDLTDCEAVFRERGEDAYRTHQETHVDEPLAKGVAFPFVRRLLSLNDLADQADPLVEVIILSRNDPDTGMRVMRSIKAHGLPISRAVFRQGRPSHQFMPALNMSLFLSADGPDVRDAVAAGLPAGHVLKTGRIDDESDPELRIAFDFDGVVAGDTAEQVYQRGGIDEFRAYEVGHAATPHDPGPLRDFLAGVNRVQRLERERRRKDSGYRPRLRVSLVTARDAPAHERALLSLKQWGLRVNDAFFLGGIDKAAVLKALDPHIFFDDQVANLNGTAPGTPSVHIPFGAVNSPPAAAV from the coding sequence ATGCGGTACGACCTGTCCGATCGCCTGGTGGTGGGGATCGCCTCCGGCGCCCTGTTCGACCTGACCGACTGCGAGGCGGTGTTCCGGGAACGGGGCGAGGACGCCTACCGGACCCACCAGGAGACCCATGTCGACGAGCCGCTCGCCAAAGGAGTGGCGTTCCCCTTCGTCAGACGCCTGCTGTCGCTCAACGACCTCGCGGATCAGGCCGACCCCCTGGTCGAGGTCATCATCCTCTCCCGTAACGACCCCGACACCGGGATGCGCGTCATGCGTTCGATCAAGGCGCACGGCCTGCCGATCAGCCGGGCGGTCTTCCGGCAGGGCCGTCCCTCGCACCAGTTCATGCCCGCGCTCAACATGTCGCTGTTCCTGTCGGCCGACGGGCCTGACGTACGGGACGCGGTCGCGGCCGGGCTGCCTGCGGGACACGTCCTCAAGACGGGGCGGATCGACGACGAGAGCGATCCTGAACTCCGCATCGCGTTCGACTTCGACGGAGTGGTGGCCGGCGACACGGCCGAGCAGGTCTACCAGAGAGGCGGAATCGACGAGTTCCGCGCGTACGAGGTCGGCCATGCCGCCACCCCTCACGATCCGGGACCGCTACGGGACTTCCTGGCCGGAGTCAACCGCGTCCAACGCCTCGAACGGGAGCGGCGCCGCAAGGATTCCGGGTACCGGCCCCGCCTGCGCGTGTCGCTGGTCACCGCTCGGGACGCCCCCGCGCATGAACGTGCCCTGCTGAGCCTCAAGCAGTGGGGGCTGCGGGTCAACGACGCCTTCTTCCTCGGCGGTATCGACAAGGCCGCGGTCCTGAAAGCCCTCGACCCGCACATCTTCTTCGACGACCAGGTCGCCAATCTCAACGGCACCGCACCGGGCACTCCGAGCGTCCACATACCCTTCGGGGCGGTCAACTCGCCACCCGCCGCGGCGGTCTGA
- a CDS encoding LysR family transcriptional regulator, with product MDLDLAQVRAFVRTAEELHFGRAAGTLAVSQQALSKRIARLESLLGTELFLRGGTGVRLTEAGRRFLAPARQTLAAADAAVATVIGKEHPLRVDVWGHLYAPMRTLARVAGRAGELALGHGRDLPSVTRALLHGDIDAAFGRVHPPLPAGLVHRLVRLEPVDAVLSADHPLAAEPALRPDQLRGSVLWAPGALDRLDFLHGFADRFGIRNRAAGVNLGLPHFLAEVAQDPRRFSLVPADVPLPRVPGLRSVPLVDPTPLYAWSLLWRSGNGHPSLTGLAAACAEEAGRRRWLEYDPSRDWLPEPPAI from the coding sequence ATGGATCTTGACCTGGCGCAGGTACGTGCCTTTGTGCGTACGGCCGAGGAACTGCACTTCGGCCGGGCGGCCGGGACGCTCGCGGTCTCCCAGCAGGCGCTGTCCAAGAGGATCGCGCGGCTGGAATCCCTGCTCGGCACCGAGCTGTTCCTGCGCGGTGGCACCGGGGTGCGCCTCACCGAGGCCGGCCGGCGTTTTCTCGCGCCGGCCCGGCAGACCCTGGCCGCCGCCGACGCCGCGGTCGCGACGGTCATCGGGAAGGAACATCCGCTGCGGGTGGACGTCTGGGGGCACCTCTACGCGCCGATGCGGACGCTGGCCCGGGTTGCCGGACGAGCGGGGGAGCTGGCGCTGGGGCACGGGCGCGATCTGCCGTCGGTGACGAGGGCCCTGCTGCACGGCGACATCGACGCGGCCTTCGGCCGAGTGCACCCCCCGCTGCCCGCCGGGCTGGTACACCGCCTCGTCCGCCTCGAACCGGTGGACGCCGTACTGAGCGCGGACCATCCGCTCGCAGCCGAACCGGCCCTGCGGCCGGACCAGTTGCGGGGCAGCGTGCTGTGGGCACCCGGTGCGCTGGACCGGCTCGACTTCCTTCACGGATTCGCCGACCGGTTCGGCATCCGGAACAGGGCCGCGGGCGTCAACCTCGGGCTCCCCCACTTCCTCGCCGAGGTGGCACAGGACCCGCGACGCTTCTCGCTGGTGCCGGCCGACGTGCCACTGCCGCGGGTCCCCGGATTGCGCTCGGTCCCCCTGGTCGATCCCACGCCGCTGTACGCCTGGTCGCTGCTGTGGCGGTCGGGAAACGGGCACCCGTCGCTGACCGGTCTCGCCGCTGCCTGCGCCGAGGAAGCGGGGCGGCGCCGATGGCTGGAGTACGACCCGAGCCGCGACTGGCTGCCCGAACCACCCGCGATCTGA
- a CDS encoding zinc-binding dehydrogenase, giving the protein MQRLIPTGEAARPVAFAEVPQPVPEPGEALVKVEAFAPNRGETFLLEHPRPGLLTGKDIAGLVVQAAADGSGPGIGTRVVGHPAQGGWAEYAAVPAQSLAVLPDGIDSARAAALPLAGITALRLLRTAGSLAGRRVLLTGASGGVGHYVTELAVAAGAELTAVTATPARGERLVELGATVVHEVAAAQGPFDVVLESTGGPDLALALSKARPGGLLVWFGQASRTPVSLDFFQLLGGPERVTIQHFHYAGAPYGADLSTLVSLVERGRLHPEIGRVAGWERAAETLVDLRERRIRGKAVLLTGGAR; this is encoded by the coding sequence ATGCAAAGACTGATTCCCACAGGAGAGGCGGCGCGACCGGTCGCCTTCGCCGAGGTGCCCCAGCCCGTGCCGGAGCCCGGTGAGGCACTGGTCAAGGTCGAGGCGTTCGCCCCGAACCGGGGCGAGACGTTCCTTCTCGAACACCCCCGGCCGGGGCTGCTGACCGGCAAGGACATCGCGGGGCTCGTCGTACAGGCGGCGGCCGACGGCTCCGGCCCCGGCATCGGCACCCGCGTGGTCGGGCACCCGGCGCAGGGCGGCTGGGCCGAGTACGCCGCCGTGCCCGCGCAGTCGCTCGCGGTTCTCCCGGACGGCATCGACAGCGCACGGGCGGCGGCGCTGCCCCTGGCCGGGATCACCGCCCTGCGGCTGCTGCGTACGGCCGGTTCCCTGGCCGGCCGGCGGGTGCTGCTGACCGGCGCCTCGGGCGGCGTCGGCCACTACGTCACCGAGCTCGCCGTGGCGGCAGGAGCCGAGCTGACCGCAGTGACGGCGACGCCGGCGCGCGGCGAGCGGCTCGTGGAACTGGGCGCGACGGTGGTGCACGAGGTCGCGGCGGCTCAGGGGCCGTTCGATGTCGTGCTGGAGTCCACGGGTGGGCCGGATCTGGCGCTCGCCCTGTCGAAGGCCCGCCCGGGCGGCCTGCTCGTCTGGTTCGGCCAGGCGAGCCGCACCCCGGTGTCCCTCGACTTCTTCCAGCTCCTCGGCGGGCCCGAGCGCGTGACGATCCAGCACTTCCACTATGCCGGCGCCCCGTACGGCGCCGATCTCTCGACGCTGGTGAGCCTCGTGGAACGGGGCCGGCTGCATCCGGAGATCGGCCGCGTCGCCGGCTGGGAACGGGCCGCCGAAACCCTGGTCGACCTGCGCGAGCGCCGGATACGCGGCAAGGCCGTCCTGCTGACCGGAGGAGCACGATGA
- a CDS encoding alpha/beta hydrolase family protein: MSAVEFAAAQWTRATGTGVDPHEYRRVTDGLASVADWGPAFLRTGHGYVRRAQDAGSSRSAGEYLLTAARWFHLATLAPHPEAHRAAVEADRALGRALTVLEPGARRVSGEGFTGWLRGPADAPGTVVVVPGLDSAKEEFLDLVSALLARGLAVFAMDGPGQGVLAATTTFVPDYERIVGRAVDALGAARIGLVGLSLGGYFAARAAALEPRVTAVATVSGPFRLDWAELPPPVRDIMARRAGGADAAREFVRQVDLAALAPRIAAPLLVVDGGRDVIPGVTNGERLARLAPHGSYLSVPHGDHLLGNARPDWLPHVGDHLAHALRGTPAPAAG, encoded by the coding sequence ATGAGCGCCGTCGAGTTCGCGGCCGCCCAGTGGACCCGTGCCACGGGTACGGGCGTGGACCCGCACGAGTACCGGCGCGTCACCGACGGTCTGGCCTCCGTGGCCGACTGGGGGCCGGCCTTCCTGCGCACCGGACACGGCTACGTGCGGCGCGCGCAGGACGCGGGATCGTCCCGTTCCGCGGGGGAGTACCTGTTGACGGCGGCCCGGTGGTTCCACCTGGCCACGCTGGCACCGCACCCGGAAGCACACCGTGCTGCCGTCGAGGCGGACCGCGCCCTGGGCAGGGCCCTCACCGTGCTGGAGCCCGGTGCCCGGCGGGTGAGCGGCGAGGGATTCACCGGCTGGCTGAGGGGCCCCGCCGATGCGCCCGGGACCGTGGTCGTCGTCCCCGGCCTGGACTCGGCCAAGGAGGAGTTCCTCGATCTCGTGTCCGCGCTGCTGGCCAGAGGACTGGCGGTGTTCGCGATGGACGGGCCCGGACAGGGAGTGCTCGCGGCCACCACGACCTTCGTGCCGGACTACGAGCGGATCGTGGGCCGTGCCGTCGACGCCCTCGGCGCCGCACGTATCGGGCTCGTCGGTCTGAGCCTGGGCGGCTACTTCGCGGCCCGGGCCGCGGCGCTGGAGCCGCGCGTGACGGCCGTCGCGACCGTCAGCGGGCCCTTCCGCCTAGACTGGGCGGAACTCCCTCCGCCGGTAAGGGACATCATGGCCCGGCGTGCCGGAGGAGCCGACGCCGCACGCGAGTTCGTGCGCCAGGTGGACCTCGCCGCCCTGGCACCCCGCATCGCGGCCCCACTGCTGGTCGTGGACGGCGGCCGGGACGTCATCCCCGGCGTGACGAACGGTGAGCGCCTGGCCCGCCTGGCGCCGCACGGCAGCTACCTGTCCGTCCCGCACGGGGACCACCTCCTCGGCAACGCCCGGCCGGACTGGCTGCCCCACGTCGGCGACCACCTCGCGCATGCCCTCAGGGGAACGCCGGCACCGGCGGCAGGCTGA
- a CDS encoding YhgE/Pip domain-containing protein, with protein sequence MPHPTPPSVLRRPQLWIGTGLIAAVVSMVFALLYVGGNVNPKGNLRDLPVALVNSDSGAEINGRHVNLGEQVVSGIQKAAKGEKSIDWQVVSREEADKRLGRGKVFGALAIPADYSATVAALTAPQPAPQGKAAPPTMTVLTNQAAGSIGSSMSSQAAQKAAHAASAQLGQELLKQAGAQKTPLPTAAQLKLADPVTVTVADGHPVGQRSAMGLSAFYYALVLVVCGMLGANVVNSQVDTALGYLHTDYGPVRKRKPVQHTSRVRTLAIGIALMLGLSLVMGTLVEVATVGILDMDASHLGLLWLYSVATIAVVGIGSLALFAAFGTPGMLLATIVFVAMAVPSSGATVPVQALPGFFRALAKFEPLRQITEGLRSLLYYGAQADAGLTRAWASMGVALVAALLFGFAVTRLYDRKGLHRIPRPDAESDAAAPTETPEAPAPAPATA encoded by the coding sequence ATGCCTCATCCCACGCCCCCCTCCGTGCTCCGCCGACCCCAGCTGTGGATCGGAACGGGACTCATCGCCGCAGTGGTCTCGATGGTCTTCGCCCTGCTCTACGTCGGCGGCAACGTCAACCCCAAGGGCAACCTGCGCGACCTGCCCGTGGCCCTGGTCAACAGCGACAGCGGAGCGGAGATCAACGGCCGCCACGTCAACCTCGGCGAGCAGGTCGTCTCCGGCATCCAGAAGGCCGCCAAGGGCGAGAAGAGCATCGACTGGCAGGTCGTGAGCCGCGAGGAGGCCGACAAGCGGCTGGGCCGGGGCAAGGTCTTCGGTGCCCTCGCCATACCCGCCGACTACTCCGCCACGGTGGCCGCGCTCACCGCCCCGCAGCCCGCACCCCAGGGCAAGGCCGCACCGCCGACCATGACCGTGCTGACCAACCAGGCGGCCGGCAGCATCGGCTCCTCCATGTCCTCCCAAGCCGCCCAGAAGGCCGCCCACGCCGCCTCAGCCCAGCTCGGCCAGGAACTCCTCAAGCAGGCCGGCGCCCAGAAGACCCCGCTCCCGACGGCCGCCCAGCTCAAGCTGGCCGACCCGGTGACCGTGACGGTCGCCGACGGCCACCCGGTCGGCCAGCGCAGCGCCATGGGCCTGAGCGCCTTCTACTACGCACTGGTCCTGGTCGTCTGCGGCATGCTCGGCGCCAACGTGGTCAACTCCCAGGTCGACACCGCGCTCGGCTACCTGCACACCGACTACGGCCCGGTCCGCAAGCGCAAGCCCGTCCAGCACACCAGCCGCGTCCGCACCCTGGCCATCGGCATCGCGCTCATGCTCGGCCTGTCGCTGGTGATGGGCACCCTGGTCGAGGTCGCCACGGTCGGCATCCTCGACATGGACGCCTCCCACCTCGGCCTGCTGTGGCTCTACTCGGTCGCCACCATCGCGGTGGTCGGCATCGGCAGCCTGGCCCTGTTCGCCGCCTTCGGCACGCCCGGCATGCTCCTGGCCACCATCGTCTTCGTGGCGATGGCCGTACCCTCCTCCGGCGCCACCGTGCCCGTCCAGGCACTCCCCGGGTTCTTCCGCGCCCTCGCCAAGTTCGAGCCGCTGCGCCAGATCACGGAGGGGCTGCGCTCCCTCCTCTACTACGGGGCCCAGGCCGACGCCGGCCTGACCCGGGCCTGGGCCTCGATGGGTGTCGCCCTCGTCGCCGCGCTGCTCTTCGGCTTCGCCGTCACCCGCCTCTACGACCGCAAGGGGCTGCACCGCATCCCCCGCCCCGACGCCGAATCCGACGCCGCGGCCCCCACCGAAACCCCCGAGGCCCCGGCCCCTGCTCCGGCCACGGCCTGA
- a CDS encoding MerR family transcriptional regulator translates to MKISELSRRTGVPVASIKYFLRQGLLPAGRATAATLAEYGEEHAQRLRLIKALTTLGGLSIAATREVLGAVDQAHSSESALGAVSYALPVPVAAQGAAGQEEEAGADATAGAEVAGLLTELDWQAPVTSPHVKGLTAALEELRRLDAQYAPGELAAYARLAESVARLDLERAAGLDDPVALAERAVIVFAICAPVFELLRRLAQEDQVRRRVAGAARGGDAAPR, encoded by the coding sequence ATGAAGATCTCGGAGCTCAGCCGGCGGACCGGCGTGCCGGTCGCCAGCATCAAGTACTTCCTGCGACAGGGCCTGCTGCCCGCCGGGCGGGCGACGGCCGCGACCCTCGCCGAGTACGGGGAGGAGCACGCGCAGCGGCTGCGGCTGATCAAGGCGCTGACCACGCTCGGCGGCCTGTCCATCGCCGCCACCCGTGAGGTGCTCGGGGCCGTCGACCAGGCCCACAGCTCCGAGAGCGCCCTCGGAGCGGTCAGCTACGCGCTCCCGGTGCCGGTGGCGGCCCAGGGCGCCGCGGGCCAGGAGGAGGAAGCCGGTGCCGACGCGACCGCCGGTGCCGAAGTGGCCGGCCTCCTCACGGAGCTGGACTGGCAGGCACCCGTCACCTCACCGCATGTGAAGGGGCTGACGGCGGCGCTGGAGGAGCTGCGCCGGCTGGACGCCCAGTACGCCCCGGGAGAACTCGCCGCCTACGCCAGGCTGGCCGAGTCCGTGGCCCGGCTGGACCTGGAGCGCGCGGCCGGCCTGGACGATCCGGTGGCCCTGGCCGAGCGCGCCGTCATCGTCTTCGCGATCTGCGCCCCGGTGTTCGAGCTGCTGCGGCGCCTCGCACAGGAGGACCAGGTCCGGCGCCGGGTCGCGGGCGCCGCCCGGGGCGGGGACGCGGCGCCCCGGTAG